One segment of Rosa chinensis cultivar Old Blush chromosome 6, RchiOBHm-V2, whole genome shotgun sequence DNA contains the following:
- the LOC121050052 gene encoding topless-related protein 2-like, protein MAVSNTLRDAIDSIVQYLDRINLRQSARMLERESGLFFNLAYFEDCFVRGAFEAAEDYMMGFTGVHDNIFTINVVFELRWHKFLATLSENHREEARVIIREKLQPLGIYNQELVGFATYLVNMHNFRMHEAFFYYGDPEYHRRERVEFIRVNLESNPIFFGKIRYPIPNVNNAVIVPPQVPTALAVPAASLIPIPAPRAAPRPLALPGPRNFSVTPSWFPRTRRT, encoded by the exons ATGGCTGTTTCCAACACACTGAGAGATGCGATTGACTCTATTGTTCAATATCTCGATAGAATCAACCTGAGGCAATCCGCAAGAAT GCTGGAGCGTGAATCTGGTTTATTCTTCAATCTGGCTTATTTTGAAGACTGTTTTGTTCGTGGAGCCTTTGAAGCCGCTGAGGACTACATGATGGGCTTCACCGGAGTCCATGACAACATATTTACAATAAATGTGGTTTTTGAGCTCCGGTGGCACAAGTTCCTGGCCACCCTAAGCGA AAATCATCGTGAGGAGGCGCGAGTCATCATCCGCGAAAAACTTCAACCATTGGGGATCTACAACCAAGAGTTGGTTGGCTTCGCTACTTATCTAGTGAATATGCATAACTTCAG gatGCATGAAGCTTTTTTTTACTACGGGGATCCAGAGTACCACAGGAGGGAGAGGGTGGAGTTCATTAGGGTGAACTTGGAGTCCAATCCTATATTTTTTGGGAAAATTCGGTATCCCATTCCCAACGTGAATAATGCAGTCATCGTACCACCTCAAGTTCCAACAGCTCTAGCAGTTCCTGCCGCTTCACTAATTCCAATTCCAGCACCTCGAGCAGCTCCCCGGCCATTAGCGTTACCGGGACCGAGGAATTTTAGTGTTACTCCGAGCTGGTTTCCTAGAACTCGGAGGACCTAA
- the LOC112174580 gene encoding uncharacterized protein LOC112174580 isoform X2 — translation MLFSVFSLSSLSLSLSLSRCSWDDVVPPSPPPPLLLSVTRSSWVFASAIKASHGFFFSKPKKATFLLSSHRVGIQDYEFPEAKIGILSQEYKHGKENRCRTLEYEVALEGFSYVFLFYNYELWDLNISGEKLEEICIRWEFDSSDDSRCGIYCTLRWSIHDFLEGFFI, via the exons ATGCTCTTCTCTGTTTTCTCccttagctctctctctctctctctctctctctctcggtgctCTTGGGACGACGTAGTTCCTCCATCGCCGCCTCCACCTTTGCTACTCTCGGTGACCAGATCAAGTTGGGTCTTTGCATCTGCAATCAAAGCCAG CCATGGATTCTTCTTTTCAAAACCAAAGAAGGCTACTTTTCTACTGTCATCGCACAGAGTTGGTATTCAAGATTATGAATTTCCTGAAGCCAAG aTTGGAATATTGTCTCAAGAATACAAACATGGCAAAGAGAACAG ATGCAGGACTTTGGAATATGAAGTTGCTTTGGAAGGATTTAGTTATGTGTTTCTTTTTTACAATTATGAGCTCTGGGATCTTAACATTTCAGGGGAGAAACTTGAAGAAATATGTATACGCTGGGAATTTGATTCGAGTGATGATTCAAGATGTGGAATTTATTGTACTCTGCGTTGGTCAATTCATGATTTTTTGGAAGGATTTTTCATTTAA
- the LOC112174580 gene encoding uncharacterized protein LOC112174580 isoform X1, with amino-acid sequence MPESFAAEILDLSHSLLKLLNLDLAYRWTINHRLLFFLAFAILLSFHFILLLKFTTLGLVSYLYILFYSHGFFFSKPKKATFLLSSHRVGIQDYEFPEAKIGILSQEYKHGKENRCRTLEYEVALEGFSYVFLFYNYELWDLNISGEKLEEICIRWEFDSSDDSRCGIYCTLRWSIHDFLEGFFI; translated from the exons ATGCCGGAGAGCTTCGCGGCGGAGATTCTAGACCTGTCCCACTCTCTCTTGAAGCTTCTCAATCTGGATCTGGCATATCGCTGGACCATCAACCATCGTCTTCTCTTTTTCCTGGCATTCGCTATCTTATTATCTTTTCATTTTATTCTTCTGTTGAAGTTTACAACTTTGGGGCTCGTATCTTATCTTTATATTCTTTTTTACAGCCATGGATTCTTCTTTTCAAAACCAAAGAAGGCTACTTTTCTACTGTCATCGCACAGAGTTGGTATTCAAGATTATGAATTTCCTGAAGCCAAG aTTGGAATATTGTCTCAAGAATACAAACATGGCAAAGAGAACAG ATGCAGGACTTTGGAATATGAAGTTGCTTTGGAAGGATTTAGTTATGTGTTTCTTTTTTACAATTATGAGCTCTGGGATCTTAACATTTCAGGGGAGAAACTTGAAGAAATATGTATACGCTGGGAATTTGATTCGAGTGATGATTCAAGATGTGGAATTTATTGTACTCTGCGTTGGTCAATTCATGATTTTTTGGAAGGATTTTTCATTTAA